A stretch of the Leguminivora glycinivorella isolate SPB_JAAS2020 chromosome 2, LegGlyc_1.1, whole genome shotgun sequence genome encodes the following:
- the LOC125239090 gene encoding uncharacterized protein LOC125239090, whose amino-acid sequence MYEEKLEAKRKRRTDQSQNIAPNEQDVQNEEHTEHNEAIQFDGYQSNETEDLRDICNIEEQQTRDVEYDDYTYKHVVYGDASEITETTACTSPCSFTTGERQENLVEDEFDPSLLQELGNVEADPLEFGDDLQAEVAARFQKILLDGLKKEKKEELLKKYPFPKNVPLAKSPSLNPEIGAMLAEACKLRDKRLLAKQDQLGKALSALGKALTGLLKRTPDIPDIIRTLNDAGTILADSHYAETDTRRSVIMPLIDKSLAEPFKDRKRDTFLFGEKLGELVKDSCGIKKTGQLIQPPSTTPNLNARGPSTSRGTRYQRGGHTYQHRPGEHPAAASAESPSASTSTSNTTTTSSCAAILNQPADLTAQYQINTPVTPSPFPGSVCVIREGFRRQCVPETALEVMLSSISEKTRIQYTTSLKLWWEFCSQRHLDCYDFKISSLLEFLTNSRGTRQPPLPRALG is encoded by the exons atgtacgAAGAAAAACTTGAAGCAAAACGTAAACGGCGCACTGATCAGTCGCAAAACATAGCTCCAAATGAGCAGGATGTGCAAAACGAAG AGCATACCGAGCACAATGAAGCTATACAATTTGATGGCTACCAATCTAATGAAACTGAGGACTTGCGAGATATCTGCAACATCGAAGAGCAGCAAACGCGCGATGTGGAATACGACGATTACACGTACAAGCATGTCGTATACGGAGACGCTAGTGAAATCACTGAAACCACAGCGTGCACCAGCCCGTGTTCCTTTACAACTGGTGAGAGACAGGAGAACTTGGTAGAAGATGAGTTCGACCCTAGCTTATTACAAGAACTAGGAAATGTAGAAGCGGATCCTCTGGAGTTTGGTGATGATTTGCAGGCCGAAGTAGCTGCGAGGTTCCAGAAAATTTTGCTGGACGGCcttaaaaaagaaaagaaagaggAGCTTTTGAAAAAATACCCATTTCCCAAAAACGTTCCTCTGGCAAAAAGCCCGTCTCTAAACCCGGAAATTGGAGCCATGCTGGCCGAGGCATGCAAGTTGAGAGATAAACGGCTGCTTGCAAAGCAGGACCAACTTGGCAAAGCGCTTTCAGCGCTAGGCAAGGCTCTGACTGGCCTCTTGAAACGAACTCCGGATATCCCAGATATTATTCGGACACTCAATGACGCGGGTACTATTTTAGCTGATTCTCATTACGCTGAAACTGATACCCGCCGCTCAGTCATTATGCCGCTAATAGATAAATCCTTAGCGGAACCTTTTAAAGACAGAAAAAGGGATACTTTTCTGTTTGGAGAGAAATTGGGTGAGTTGGTGAAGGACTCTTGTGGCATAAAAAAGACAGGCCAGTTAATCCAACCACCATCAACCACTCCTAATTTAAATGCCAGAGGTCCATCGACGTCCCGGGGAACGCGATATCAGCGAGGGGGCCACACGTATCAACACAGACCCG GCGAGCACCCCGCCGCCGCCTCCGCCGAGTCGCCGTCAGCCTCCACCTCCACCTCCAACACGACGACCACCTCCTCCTGCGCAGCGATCCTCAACCAACCGGCGGACCTAACTGCGCAATATCAG ATCAACACACCCGTTACACCGTCACCTTTCCCTGGTAGCGTGTGTGTTATCCGGGAAGGATTCCGTAGGCAATGCGTACCTGAGACGGCATTAGAGGTCATGCTATCGTCAATTTCAGAGAAGACGAGAATTCAGTATACTACAAGCCTGAAGTTATGGTGGGAGTTTTGTTCCCAAAGGCATTTAGATTGTTATGATTTCAAAATATCATCCCTTTTAGAATTTCTTacgaatt CACGAGGCACGCGGCAACCTCCGCTGCCTCGCGCGCTGGGCTAA